Proteins from a single region of Paenibacillus sp. BIHB 4019:
- a CDS encoding futalosine hydrolase, protein MDAGPNILIMTPVTAEKDAVCRGLQNNPRFHVAEAGVGPAEAAVRTTLALARGSYDLVICMGIAGGFPGRAAVGSLVIADAIIAADLGAETPDGFSSLDTLGFGSSAIEAGAQASALAAALAQAGLAAALAPILTLSTVTGTAATAQVLSERFPRAAAEAMEGFGVATAAQSFGIPVLEIRAISNAIGPRDRSAWRIGEALQALEAAGSTLLEVLV, encoded by the coding sequence ATGGACGCTGGCCCAAACATTTTAATTATGACCCCCGTCACAGCTGAGAAGGATGCGGTTTGTCGAGGCTTGCAAAACAACCCGCGCTTTCATGTGGCAGAAGCCGGAGTTGGCCCAGCTGAAGCCGCTGTCCGCACGACACTCGCTCTCGCACGGGGCAGCTATGATCTCGTCATTTGCATGGGAATCGCCGGAGGCTTTCCCGGCCGAGCAGCCGTTGGCTCGCTCGTCATAGCCGATGCCATTATTGCCGCCGATCTCGGAGCAGAGACACCGGACGGCTTCAGCAGCTTGGATACCCTTGGCTTCGGTTCTTCTGCAATCGAGGCTGGCGCACAAGCCTCCGCTTTAGCCGCAGCACTCGCTCAGGCTGGTCTTGCTGCAGCGCTGGCCCCCATTTTAACGTTGTCGACCGTCACCGGAACTGCCGCCACCGCCCAAGTGCTGAGCGAGCGCTTTCCTCGCGCCGCCGCTGAAGCGATGGAAGGCTTTGGCGTTGCAACAGCTGCACAAAGCTTTGGCATTCCCGTACTTGAAATTCGCGCCATTTCGAATGCGATCGGCCCAAGGGACCGCAGCGCATGGCGAATTGGCGAAGCTTTGCAGGCTTTGGAAGCTGCGGGCTCCACACTATTGGAGGTGCTTGTATGA